One genomic segment of Esox lucius isolate fEsoLuc1 chromosome 15, fEsoLuc1.pri, whole genome shotgun sequence includes these proteins:
- the LOC105016048 gene encoding 5-hydroxytryptamine receptor 1E-like: METDRMFSVILLSIVAVLTAALNGGVIIAIVNTKKLHLPANYLICSLAVTDFLVSILVMPLSILYIATNRWILGCVVCEAWLSVDMTCCTCSILHLCAIALDRHWAITRALEYASRRTPRRAVVMVTAVWTASALISVPHLFWRHSGDADLHGNCTDCKIAHDHVGYTIYSTLGAFYIPMALILILYYRIFVAARTLYHRRLPSGARRNVNAVGRARLGACCAAPTSLSAPEVSVSDPALNAELSGLSSPACVSQAMGDRGDGDGRTQIWASRERKAARTLGLILGAFILCWLPFFVKELLVGLQVCHASAQVSDVLTWLGYGNSLVNPLLYTSFNEDFKKAFKMLLHCNDHKRHQFPGNVQG, from the coding sequence ATGGAGACTGACAGGATGTTTTCCGTGATCCTTCTCAGCATTGTGGCCGTCCTCACCGCCGCGTTGAATGGCGGCGTTATAATAGCGATCGTGAACACCAAAAAACTCCACCTCCCCGCCAACTACCTGATCTGCTCCCTAGCCGTCACTGACTTCCTCGTGTCCATCCTGGTGATGCCCCTGAGCATCCTGTACATCGCCACAAACAGGTGGATTCTGGGATGTGTAGTCTGCGAGGCGTGGCTGAGCGTGGACATGACCTGCTGCACCTGCTCCATCCTGCACCTATGTGCCATCGCCCTGGACCGCCACTGGGCCATCACCAGGGCCCTGGAGTACGCCAGCCGGAGAACGCCGCGCCGCGCCGTCGTCATGGTCACCGCCGTGTGGACCGCGTCGGCCCTCATCTCCGTGCCGCACCTGTTTTGGCGGCACAGTGGGGATGCCGACCTCCACGGCAACTGCACCGACTGCAAGATCGCACACGACCATGTCGGGTACACTATCTACTCCACGCTGGGGGCGTTCTACATCCCCATGGCCCTCATCCTCATCCTCTACTACAGGATCTTCGTTGCTGCCCGCACCCTGTACCACAGGCGGTTGCCCTCCGGCGCCCGCCGTAACGTGAATGCCGTTGGCCGCGCCCGCCTCGGTGCCTGCTGTGCCGCACCAACGTCCCTCAGCGCGCCTGAGGTGTCCGTCTCAGACCCGGCGCTGAACGCGGAGCTTAGCGGACTCAGCAGTCCCGCCTGTGTGAGCCAGGCGATGGGGGACCGGGGCGATGGCGACGGGAGGACCCAGATCTGGGCCTCCAGGGAGAGGAAGGCAGCACGGACCCTGGGCCTTATCCTAGGCGCTTTCATCCTCTGCTGGCTGCCTTTCTTTGTGAAGGAACTTCTGGTGGGCCTCCAGGTGTGCCACGCCTCGGCTCAGGTGTCAGACGTTCTCACCTGGCTGGGATATGGCAACTCACTCGTTAACCCCCTGCTCTACACCAGCTTCAATGAAGACTTCAAGAAGGCCTTTAAGATGTTGCTCCATTGTAATGACCACAAGCGACACCAATTTCCTGGCAATGTGCAGGGGTGA